A window of Rhododendron vialii isolate Sample 1 chromosome 11a, ASM3025357v1 genomic DNA:
GCCATGAAGCACATATACGAATATGGGATACAGATATGAGACGATAAGGATACAAAGATGCGGCAAAACCTAAAGCAATAGGTTACGGATACATCAGCGATGAGTTTGTTTTAGTTGCATATCTTGTACTATGAATACAAACAAAGCCAAGGAAATAAAAGAGTAGTTGACTCGCTAATAGCAAGCTTTTGCTAAtagatatgtgtgtgtatatttgtGTGCAGTGTACATCAGTATGCTAAAAAAGACAGTGTCTGTACATATTGGGCGTATAGTATTTGTTTCACAATGTGCCtccttgtgtgtgtgtgtgtgtgtgtgtgtgtgagagagagagagagagagagagagagagagagagagagagagagagagagtacccgTGAAAGTAAACCGAGTTGTGAAGACGACGAATTGATCGACTGGTTTGGTCCAAGTGTCTGTTTATCATTTATGTCCATATTGACTAATATGTCTATATTCTATCTACCGTTTGCTCCTTACAATTGTTAGTTTCTTCAAAAGAGTTAAAACTCGTTTTAACTCTTTCCGTATCCTGTATCTTATGGGTATCCCCTGAAACTTATCCAAAATTGAGAACTTTTAGAATGAGAACTCGATACTTATTTGCCTCATCTGATATGCGTCAAGGTGTATCAGTATCCAATACCCATACGCCCCTAGTTTTGGattatccgtgcttcatagtttAGAGGATAGTAACTAGTAAGTTAGTACCTATGAGCAAAATAACTATGGAGGTGAGtgtttgctttctttttgtgtAACTTTTTGTTTGCACTAAAAATGACAACTCAAGGATGAGGTGACATGTGGCAATGAAGGGTGCGTTGGTAGGGTAGCATAATCaactaaaaacaaaagagagcCACCATGTGTCCCATTACTTACAACTGCCAAGAATATCGTGGAATAATATTTCTTAACTTGTCGCATGCCCATAAATATCCTTGGGGCCTCTCTGGTTCCCACTGAGGTGAAAGACGGCCAAATTTTTAATCTATAACACCAACATGAGGGTAAAGCTCTCAATTCCACTTTGTATTCTATATCTAAACTATTGTCAATATTTGAGCTATTTTAATCATTGAGTGTCAAATCCTTTCCTTTCAAATAAAGGAACCCAAATGCAACTGAATTGCGATGAAAGTGCACTCATTGGTGATTCGGATTTTTGTTGACTTGGGGGTGAAGTGTTTGGTCAGCCATCATGTTAAGGTATCTCAACTAGCATTGACAATTTCGTGGTCAGAATTCAGTTACCAATGTTCAATCTCTTTAGTTCTAGTTCTTCTAGAATTGAATAACATTCAATGCCCCTTATGCACCTTCAAGGAATCATATCTCCCCAATCCTGTACCCATTCCCATCTCTCATTACATGCAGAGAGGATGGGTTAGTAGTCAGTCCTATTAAGACACTGTATTTAGTGTTTGTGTACTTGTCTGCCTGTGTAGTCCCCAGCATAATCCGAGGTCAATGAGTTTAGGAGGTTTATGGCTGCAGAAGTTTTGTGATATGTGAAGGATTTTgtcattttgcattttgattCTCTGTTGTTTGTCTCATAGTTAGCAATGCCTTATGCCTTATTGGTGGCCATCAACTTGCGCAATTTGGACAAAACATGTGACGCTTCATATTCGGTTTGGTTAATTTTGAAAGTTTTTGCTAATAGACGGTCACAGATGCACAACAGACCTGATTTCTCTAGTTCTACCAGGCATATTCCGAAATGAAAAGTATCTGACAAGAAGGCATCCTTCCTTTACTTTTGTGTATTATGTTGCTCCTAGTTGGCAAACCAGGTTCATTAGGATCGTCTTGCTTTATTTGGTGAGTGTTGAGTTTCTTTGTGTTGTAGGCCACACAAagtaaatacacacacacatgtacacAAATGTATATTTTTACAGCCACTTGGTAGGATTATACAGTGCGTTGGGAAACCAATTTGAGATTTGCTCTTGCTGGAGCCTTTTCCGACACGAAGCAGCTGCAGAAGAGGAATTGCTACATACAGTCTATAAAGCTTGGGTAAGAGTTTGACAGTTTTGGATTGATGTACGTGTGGTCCTTTAGAGACGTTCTTTAAGCTACTTGATACAATGTTTCAATTTGTTACCCGTATTACAAGTTTGGTTGATCAATGGCGGTGGGATCGGGTTGTTGTCGATGAAGCAACCTTTGATTTATGTGAAAGATTTGATTAGAAATTATAATATGGGAAATAGTTTTTGCATTAGGGTCAACAGGCTTAATATTATTGGGATGCTTTGACTAGGATATTTTAACCCCGACTGGATTCCAAATTCCTAGCACCATTAATTACACGACGAGTGTTCTTGGTCTCTTAGAAATCCTATGTGACTAGTGCTAACCAGGAGATGATCCCATTCCAATTGACGGATCTCTATAAACAAGGGGATTTGAGATAAAAGTTATAAAGCATGTGTTCTGGGGTTTGAGGCCcctttatcattttttttgttttgttttctcattcAGCTGAGGTCTTAGGATTATTCCTGGCGTTCTGCTTGTTGGGTCTCTCAAGGCCATCCCTTGGCCCTTTCTTAAGGATGGCGGCATGCTTAATACATGCAAGTAACACAGGAAGTGGTGTTTCTAGTGGTGGATGGTTGAGTAACTCGTTACTATTTGTGGAGAAAAGAATAAGTGTACCATAGTTGCATTTTATTAGGATCCAAGAAAGCTCTCAATTTGCTTGTGAAATCCATATGCAGGAACAATATTTTGACCTATTTTCATTCagaaactagtttttttttttttttgattagtatTTTCTTTCAGAAACTAGTATCAAGCCTTTTCATTTTAGGCGAAGAGTAAGTATTATTGATGAAGATGAGTACTGAACCCTTGTTGATTATAAAACTTGTGTGCCATATAAATACTATTAGAGTTGTTCTAGGTATCATCTTCTGTCAATAAAATAGGACATTTTTTTAAGCTTGCTTAGTGGAATTGATGCCAAAGTTGTCTTTCAAGCTTGTCTTTTGGTCCAGTTACTTGGTATTATAGTGTTGTTCAAGCCCGGGTTATGAAAGCTTATGAAGCTTTCTAAATGGGTCGAGGATATCATGGCAAAAATGGTGGACTAGACAAGTATAATATCTGTTCAGATCCTCAATTCTATAGATAATGAACCTCTTCTCTTTTAGCAGCTTATTGGTGACTTATAAACCGTAAGCCTTGAAAAGACCAAGCTACTCGAGTTCGACTTGTGTTTCGTTCGCTGAAAACTCATTCGAGATTGGCTCGTGATGTGACCAAGTTTGCACATGTTATGAAGCTAGGAATTTATGGAACTTGACATGATAAGGTTATTTGTACCTCCAATAGGGACCGTATACAGGTATGCAGACATATATACCTTTACAAGGGTGGAGTTGTATATGTGAGTGCAAGTTTGGTATTTTCTTTTGAAGGGTAAAGTGCTTTTTGATTCCTGGGTACAGATTGGTAACTGATTAATTGTGGGTGACTTTATCCTCAGGAAAGAAAGATACCAAATCTTTCATGCCAATTAGAGCTAAGAACCCCAAGCTTGTGCTCTATACCTTCCCTAGTTTCACATTTCTCAAAACTCATGTCCTCCCACATAAAAGAAGAAAACCCCATCCCCAGAAACCATCCACTGGATGTCTCTCCGGCCACTGCGACCACCGAGCACCACCGCTTCGGAATGCTGCGAAGACGTGGCACCAACCCTCTGATTTGGCTTGTCGCCATTATCTGCGCTGTTATCGCTATCGCCGTCATCATCGCTGGGATCATTGTTTTCATCGGATACATCGCAATCCGACCGAAAGTCCCGTTCATCAGCGTCACGTACACCCACCTTGACGTGTTCGATTACGACCAGTCAGGGTTACTTACGACGCAGGTAACTATCGTAATCAAGTGGGAGAACGACAACACAAGggcccatgcaagtttctatgATGCAAATTTCATTCTCGGCTTCCAGGGTACAGAGATAGCAAAATTGGTCGCGGAGCCGTTCGACGTGCGCAAGAATAGCTCCTTGGAATTGGCTTACACAGTAACGTCGTCGCCAATACCGTTGACTCGAGAGCAGATGATGATCGCTGACATGTCATTGAAGCAGGATTTTGTAACGTTCGAGCTGAGGGGGACGGCTCGGACCCGGTGGAGATTGGGGCTACCCGGATCGGTTAAGTTCTGGTTGCACTTGGATTGTAAACTCCATTTcattccatcatcttttaatagcACAGGCTTGTATTGCAGCTCCAGGTCTAAATAACATTCAGTTCAGTTTCTCATCTGGTACTTGGATATAGTGCCTGCCCCCTTTTAGTTCTGAACTCCCAGCATCATTTCTTTTTCCAGTATATCATCTGAAATATAGAATTTATaacatttgttcttttttttaaggtaTTTCTTACTTTGGTGAAACTCCGGAATGGTGTTGGATTTGAGTACGAAGTTGTATCTCTGTTAGGAATGAACATTTTCTTGATCAATACCAAGGAATTACACTTATTTGGGGGGCAATCCTGGTTAAAATTTAAAGCAATCTGCAATGCTACGTGCATAGAAATCTGTGTGCAGATTCGAAAATTGGTGTATTCGAAACCGCCGGATGCGTGCAAGGGCCTTGTTATTTTGTGAGTCCTACGGGCATCGGGCGATTGCGAATCTGTGCACCAATTAATGTCTGTGCATGCAGACTTTTTCTTGCAGATATTGTCCAATTAATTCATCTGCTGACACAATCGTTTTAATGTATATGatctagaaaaagaaaatgggaaaagaaagttttggtGAAGCTTTTGGTATAATTTTCTAAGAAAAGTGGAGGAATGAAAAGAAACAGTACAAGAGGGCAAGCACTCCTTTTTAAGTGATGCTTTAACTCTTTCTAGTTTCTTCCGCGGAACCCCCCCTTAGTGGTAAGCTCACAAGACTTCATTGCTAAGCAACCTACGGGAACCCCGATTAAGGTTCCGTTCCATTctgttaaaatttttattttttaagtatttatatttgttttacgagacaggtcattctttcacaataaatcacatttaatttaaaaaataagtacttatatttccCTAGCGCAACGGGGCCTAAATAGGATGGAAAATTACATGAAcctctttttttaattcaaaaaatatgtatttatatttCCCTAACGCAACGGGGCCTAAATAGAATGGAAAATTACATGTACCTCTTTGGTGCTGCTATTCCCAGGGTTTAATTAGCTCCGGTAATTGCTTGATATGTGTGGGACAGGAGACTACGTATACACGAGGAATTAGTCACGACGAAGTCCTGAACATTCGCTTCGATAGATATCCTCTTCTCTATAGGTTCCTtagctctctcttttttttttttcttttaaaagaagGTGGTGGTCGGAATAGGGCTTAAGCTAGTCTCTCTTAAAGAAAGTAAAGAGGAGTAAATCCATAAACTAAAACAAGCATATTAGTGCGATATAACAAGGCTGACTGAAGAAGCTTTCTTTCACTTCCTCAGACCCTGCGTCCGAAGAAAATAGATAAGGAATTCAATGATTTCATCCCAACTTCCTGCTTCTGATGGAGCACAAGTGATACTACCCACTCTACCTGACGCGATACCCGGATTCTCTACCCGATCCAATGATCCAATACTGCAATGCGATTCTCCCCTTTCGCCTGCCTCGAACTCCTTTTCTCCTAATATATTCTCGGGGCACAGGCTGGATATTCCTTGCTTAATTGGCATGTCAGAGCTGATTCTTGCGGAAGTGAAACCTACTTCTGCTTTAACTACCAGTAAAAGGAGAAGTCTAATTTTCGCCCTCACTGCAcacttttattaagaaaatcACGACGACAAAGGGCCCAAAAGGAGCGTACGTAGGTGGCGAGCAGTAACTCCCAGAGAGATGATTCTGGTATTAAAGCGAGAAGGCGGAGTGATCGATCATTGCTTGGAGTTGTATCAAGAACGGAAAAATGCGGTTCATAGCCAGTTTACAACACTGCAAACCAATTGATTCTCTAAGTACCATGACCGATCAATTTGAGAAAACAACGGGCACCATGACCAATATTGTACATCCATATATATGAAGAACACCTTGGGCATAATGTTGttataatgttttcaaaaaaatggttTATAATGTTATATACCTGTTGTCCCTCGTGTTTAAAATGTTTGTtgcaattttctttttggtagaAGAGTAAGAACTTCATTGATGAGAGAGATTACAACCTACCATATGCTTTTGATACAAGTGGTAAAAGATGTAATGCACACATTAAAAGACAAACttcggctccgtttgtttcgatgtaaaatgttttacaatgtaaaatattttctatgtaaaatattttttcagaaaacaaacttcaaatttttattttccggtatttggttgacacttgaaaaaatatttttcaaaataatagcAAATTGCTGGTCTAGAAATATTTTAATCGAGTAAATGCTCTctcaattcaaatatttttaatttttacaaaatgtaaTATATCACCAACATATACGTACAAACATAGTAAAACGGTTCCAATTGGTTCAGGAGTGGTGGTTTCAATAATGTTCACAATTTAAttggtttcaaatttcaattgcTTGTTGGGCTccaaaatcctctctctctcacagttgGGTTGCAATGATTGATAAAGAACACTGAGATGGGGTTGCAATGATTGATAAAGAACGCTGAGATCCCATTGGTTGTTGATAATGTGAATAGTGGGTTCTGAAATTATGAATGGCGCTCCTGGAGGAAAATGACTTGGGAATCGTGAGAAAAATGCGAAAAATTATGAATGGCGCTCCAAAATGAATAGTgggttttacttttaaaaatattttcttttcttttatctaatcaaacaatggaaaatgcgaaaaatattttctatcaaaacaaatggagccttcATTGCAATTCGATCTTTGGATATGCGCATACATATATAGGCATCCACCCTCTTAAAGATTGAAATCTTGCGTCCTGATCATATATAAGATGCACCAAACAGGCAGTGCTTTATATTTATATAATTGGTAGCAAGCGCGGAGGGAGTCAGGGAGCATTGGGCAAGTAGGGCCATTTGACCTCACCGAAGTGGACTACAGTAGTAAATTTGCATGTGCGAGAGTACGAACGTGAAAATATCTTTGAAATACATTTTAAAgtctaaactactaaaattcttGAGAGGAAGTATTGAGAGTGTGAGCATAGTACAAGTATTGAGAGCGGGAGATCAAAGCATTTcaaaggattatgtgactaaagaTGAATATACACCAAGGATAAATACGTgtaatatgtttttttattatctttagtTTTGacaccacattttttttttaaaaactggaTGTCTAGGCCAGTTTGCGAGCACCTCGACAAATTCCAAGGCCCTAAAGGTAACAACCTGGCATAATCCCCAATGgcctcaaaatttgaaatatttggcctCTGTAAGAATAGAACCTGTGATCTTATGGAAGAACACTTATTCATTTCTCACAATCACTTGACGAAAACCCATGGGGTTAGACCCCCCGTTTGTTAGTCACTTGCCCCAACgattcttatatttttttccctttccattGACAACCTAATTTTCTTTCTCCCATGcgagtagtgctattggtacataTAATATGTACATAtaatgtacatatatattttatggGGTTCaattcgggtcccacaaagataatccgaaccgttcattatttttaaaacatctttttatggagccctgtaaaaaattagctcaacccgatatcggtaagaattttttctgaatttgtaggggggaaactaagcagttaagtagtttcgcctccacaaatttagaaaaaatccttaccgatatcgggttgtgctgattttttatagggcttcataaaaaaatgtttgaaaaataatgggcggtttgaatcatctttgtgggacccgaggtgAGCCTCACAAAAttgatatgtacataatatgtacatttcatatgtacccTTAGCATTTTTGCTCCCATAAAGATACAACACGGAATCTTTTTGTcttcaagaaaaatcaaaatcaaatttagattttaacttcttcttttcttgaaatcTACTTGTCAATTTTTATATTTCTAATCTTGGAAAATCATGATTGAGTCTTGCATTCACAACTCTAGGTACTTGACCTCATTGCCAGTTAATCTTGGctacttaggccatccacagtggtataatcaaatgtcaattgtttttaaagttaacaatattggtgcaaaagattactcacaatggtataatcaaacttagcaacatctttagaaataatcaaattttgggctttggataaccaaaactaacaacctttttcaataatcaaaatttatggatcctacaccacataagttaactagttccaataTTTGtgtacacacgtgtttcaactagtattttcttcttccattctttgcccactcttttttttttttggttaaaaaaataaaattgaagaataaaaattttatgtagccaagctttttcggtattctatatctttttcacttcgccaataaactatttctctttcttttcctccaaaagtgaaactcatatctctcgatcatctacaattcaattcatcgtcgccggattaaggtatttcactcttctttcatGTTGTTACTACCcacccccgaaaaaaaaaagaaggaaaaaatcataaaGGAGGaaaggaagtcaccgatttttttttcaaaattaagagagagaatcgatatattttaactcataaaaaacgtaaatggagggaagtgaatgacgggaaacagggggagagagaatgaaattgtagtggacgccatattttgattttggactagaagtgaccatagtgaagcttaacaatgttaagcttagcaaccttttaagtgaataatcaaaagctgatgtatcaacttttggttatccttttttgattataccactgtggatggccttaggttGGGACGATAGATTATTCCTATTTTAATCGGATAGTGGCATTGATTCCCAAAGACCAGAGGTAAGAGTATCtgcagtggaataatcaaaaattgtcacatcattttttggttatctatttaagaggttgttaaggttagcaatgtagatgtccacaatgacataatcaaaattaaataatcaaaacttgccacatcaccttttcaacttataaaatctaaaaattgtcaccatataaaataattttttttaaatagttttcaaactaaaaaaaaacaggttattagaaatagaaaataattttttgaaaaatttattttgaaaaaaacacttttcagaaaaagttttaaaaaacaattttaaaaaaaatacattttcttttaaataacagtttttgagaaaaaaaaacagttttaaaaaaaaaattgattttaaaaaaaaaattgaataaaaaacagttttactatttttgcaaaaaaaataaaaacttattttaaaaatatgagagagagagagagagagagagatgaaagagCGAAAAGGTTTGTTATTGACAAAAAGTtgatagttttgattattcaagagccaaaatttaatgagttgctaagagcATTCCCATTGTAACAAGCAAATAGGtgtgaataagcaaatttaacaacaatgctcaaaaaataccacacattgtaataaacaaagttataaattttttagcaaataactaAATTCCACaaatttcataaccaaacttaacaacttttttcaataaccaaattcaaaactcagtaactcaaaaacacccccaCATTGGAATGGTCTTATCGAGGCCAATcgtttggtgtggtcgggtgcatgattggaactcgtttgcgattggacaaatgtgtattgtgtattgtgggatttttttttgttacggatgtaaaaataaccaatgtgaaagtagaggttgttaagtttgattatggactaattggataatcaaatgttgacgtaacatattttgattattaccattacggatgctctaagagcttgttaaatttgattatgccAATGTGAGaacttttttaagaaaatattgctaattttaataacTCTATGGTTTaggttattccactgtggatgctctaaccgTCATGAGTTTTCAAAAAGTGATATAGATATGGTAATTGATTTTCGCTTCCTTTTTTTCATAATCACAttccttttttgtccttttgtgatgtgaatttacaaaattaacatTTCCTTTGTATATTTTTTCACACTTGAAAGAACAACattgtaataaataaataaaaagaatcaCATCACAACAAGaccaaaaaaaagggaagtgtggttataaaa
This region includes:
- the LOC131307667 gene encoding NDR1/HIN1-like protein 12 isoform X1, encoding MYTNVYFYSHLVGLYSALGNQFEICSCWSLFRHEAAAEEELLHTVYKAWERKIPNLSCQLELRTPSLCSIPSLVSHFSKLMSSHIKEENPIPRNHPLDVSPATATTEHHRFGMLRRRGTNPLIWLVAIICAVIAIAVIIAGIIVFIGYIAIRPKVPFISVTYTHLDVFDYDQSGLLTTQVTIVIKWENDNTRAHASFYDANFILGFQGTEIAKLVAEPFDVRKNSSLELAYTVTSSPIPLTREQMMIADMSLKQDFVTFELRGTARTRWRLGLPGSVKFWLHLDCKLHFIPSSFNSTGLYCSSRSK
- the LOC131307667 gene encoding NDR1/HIN1-like protein 12 isoform X2; this encodes MSSHIKEENPIPRNHPLDVSPATATTEHHRFGMLRRRGTNPLIWLVAIICAVIAIAVIIAGIIVFIGYIAIRPKVPFISVTYTHLDVFDYDQSGLLTTQVTIVIKWENDNTRAHASFYDANFILGFQGTEIAKLVAEPFDVRKNSSLELAYTVTSSPIPLTREQMMIADMSLKQDFVTFELRGTARTRWRLGLPGSVKFWLHLDCKLHFIPSSFNSTGLYCSSRSK